Proteins co-encoded in one Flavobacterium sp. M31R6 genomic window:
- a CDS encoding type II toxin-antitoxin system RelE/ParE family toxin, with translation MALGIKWTPQAEKGLDSVLFYLEKFWSIKEILQLEENIKQVTSLVILYPELFPKSGTNQYLYKAIIDKNNYLVYRINTKMRRIEIVNLRGTKQKIKH, from the coding sequence ATGGCATTAGGGATTAAATGGACGCCTCAGGCAGAAAAAGGTTTAGACAGCGTACTTTTTTATTTGGAGAAATTTTGGTCCATAAAAGAAATTTTGCAATTAGAAGAAAATATAAAACAAGTTACAAGTTTAGTAATTCTCTACCCTGAATTATTCCCAAAATCAGGAACAAACCAATATTTGTACAAAGCAATTATAGATAAAAATAATTATCTGGTTTACAGAATAAACACTAAGATGAGACGAATTGAAATCGTTAATTTAAGAGGTACTAAGCAAAAAATAAAGCACTAA
- a CDS encoding potassium channel family protein, giving the protein MAIQILFSLGIIVATIFIHGLGTAWWLNYLFRNRDLKSQVFGFYKILKTLSTMAVFLMVLHFIEIALWAGVYMMIPALDKISHWEESIYFSMITYTTLGYGDITLPPIWRIMSGFEAMNGILLFGWSTTMFFAVVQKIIAIKNNKN; this is encoded by the coding sequence ATGGCGATACAAATACTTTTTAGTTTGGGAATTATTGTTGCAACCATTTTTATTCATGGATTGGGAACCGCATGGTGGCTGAATTATTTGTTTCGCAACCGCGATTTAAAAAGTCAGGTTTTCGGATTTTATAAGATTTTGAAAACACTTTCTACTATGGCCGTTTTTTTAATGGTATTACACTTTATTGAAATTGCTCTTTGGGCTGGCGTTTATATGATGATACCTGCATTGGATAAAATCAGTCATTGGGAAGAATCGATTTATTTTTCAATGATTACTTACACCACGTTAGGTTATGGCGATATCACGCTCCCTCCTATCTGGCGCATCATGAGTGGATTTGAAGCCATGAATGGGATTTTGTTATTTGGTTGGTCAACCACAATGTTCTTTGCAGTAGTACAGAAAATTATAGCAATTAAAAATAATAAGAATTAA
- the cobA gene encoding uroporphyrinogen-III C-methyltransferase produces the protein MHKTIQPKVTLVGAGPGDPDLLTLKGVKALAEANVVLYDALANEEIMKYAPQNSIKIFVGKRIGCHEYSQDQINQLIVDNALTYGHVVRLKGGDPFIFGRGSEEIDYVESFGIPTFVVPGISSAIAVPAYQGISLTKRGTSESFWVITGTTSNRNLSSDIALAAKSSATVVILMGMSKLSQIVALFQKESKGETPVAIIQNGTTPNEKIGVGTIDTIQEVAVENKLSSPAIIVIGEVVKESNQLKGFYEEFVAAEIKL, from the coding sequence ATGCATAAAACGATACAACCCAAAGTAACTTTAGTAGGCGCAGGACCTGGCGACCCAGACTTGCTTACGCTAAAAGGCGTAAAAGCACTTGCTGAGGCGAATGTGGTTTTGTATGATGCTTTGGCCAATGAGGAAATAATGAAGTACGCTCCTCAAAATTCCATTAAAATATTTGTGGGGAAAAGAATCGGTTGCCACGAATATTCACAAGATCAAATCAACCAATTGATTGTCGATAATGCGCTTACCTACGGTCACGTGGTTCGGTTAAAAGGAGGGGATCCATTTATCTTCGGAAGAGGAAGTGAAGAAATAGATTACGTAGAAAGTTTTGGAATCCCTACATTTGTAGTACCCGGAATTTCATCCGCAATTGCGGTTCCCGCTTATCAGGGAATTTCATTGACCAAAAGAGGAACTTCCGAAAGTTTTTGGGTAATCACAGGAACCACTTCCAACAGAAATTTGTCTAGTGATATCGCTCTTGCAGCAAAATCATCAGCGACTGTTGTGATTTTGATGGGAATGAGTAAACTATCACAAATTGTTGCTTTATTCCAAAAAGAATCCAAAGGAGAAACTCCTGTTGCGATTATTCAAAACGGAACAACACCAAATGAGAAAATAGGTGTGGGAACAATTGATACGATTCAAGAAGTGGCTGTCGAAAATAAATTGAGTTCACCGGCAATTATCGTAATTGGGGAAGTAGTCAAAGAAAGTAATCAACTGAAAGGGTTTTACGAAGAATTTGTAGCCGCCGAAATAAAGTTATAA
- a CDS encoding NAD(P)/FAD-dependent oxidoreductase has product MVKTDILIIGAGPTGLFAVFEAGLLKLKCHILDALPQPGGQLSELYPKKPIYDIPGFPEVLAGDLVDNLMEQIKQFEPGFTLGERAETIDKQEDGSFIVTSNKGKKFHASVVAIAGGLGSFEPRKPLIEDIEFYEDKGIKYFIKNPEKFRDKRVVISGGGDSALDWSIFLANVASEVTLIHRRNEFRGALDSVEKVQELKNAGKIKMITPGEVVGLNGAEHLESVDVDIDGAHRNIPTDYFIPLFGLTPKLGPIADWGLEIEKNAIKVNNALDYQTNIPGIFAIGDVNTYPGKLKLILCGFHEATLMCQAAYQIINPGKKYVMKYTTVSGVDGFDGTRKEAPKAVVKAIV; this is encoded by the coding sequence ATGGTTAAAACAGACATACTTATAATAGGAGCCGGGCCAACAGGTCTATTCGCCGTTTTCGAAGCAGGATTATTAAAATTAAAATGTCATATTCTGGATGCCTTGCCACAACCGGGAGGACAATTATCAGAGTTGTATCCAAAGAAACCTATCTATGATATTCCAGGATTTCCGGAAGTATTGGCAGGAGATTTAGTGGATAATTTAATGGAACAAATCAAGCAATTCGAACCTGGATTTACTCTTGGTGAGCGTGCAGAAACTATCGATAAGCAAGAAGATGGCAGTTTTATTGTTACTTCAAACAAAGGAAAAAAATTCCACGCGTCTGTTGTAGCTATTGCTGGAGGATTGGGAAGTTTCGAACCAAGAAAGCCACTTATCGAAGATATCGAATTTTACGAAGATAAAGGAATTAAATACTTTATCAAAAACCCAGAAAAATTCAGAGACAAAAGAGTTGTGATTTCCGGAGGAGGAGATTCTGCTTTGGACTGGAGTATTTTCTTGGCAAATGTAGCTTCAGAAGTAACTTTGATTCACCGTAGAAACGAATTTAGAGGAGCTCTTGATTCTGTAGAAAAAGTGCAAGAATTGAAGAATGCGGGAAAAATAAAAATGATCACACCCGGCGAAGTTGTCGGTTTAAACGGAGCAGAGCATTTAGAATCTGTTGATGTAGATATTGACGGAGCACACAGAAACATTCCAACAGATTATTTCATTCCGCTTTTTGGTCTAACACCAAAATTAGGTCCTATTGCCGACTGGGGATTAGAAATCGAAAAAAATGCCATCAAAGTAAACAATGCTTTGGATTACCAAACGAATATCCCTGGAATTTTTGCCATTGGTGACGTAAACACATATCCTGGTAAATTAAAATTGATTCTTTGCGGATTCCACGAAGCCACATTAATGTGTCAAGCGGCATACCAAATCATCAATCCTGGTAAAAAATACGTAATGAAATACACCACCGTTTCCGGAGTTGACGGATTCGACGGTACTCGTAAAGAAGCTCCAAAAGCGGTAGTGAAAGCTATTGTTTAA
- a CDS encoding homocysteine S-methyltransferase family protein, with the protein MSTIQEEIKKRILVLDGAMGTMLQRYNFSEEDFRGERFKDFPHPLKGNNDLLSLTQPQAIKAVHAAYFEAGADIVETNTFSGTTIGMADYYLEEYVYELNYESAKLAREVADEFTAKNPNQPRFVAGSIGPTNRTASMSPDVNDPGYRAVTFDDLRIAYKQQVEALMDGGCDLLLVETIFDTLNAKAALFAIEQVKEERNLDIPIMVSGTITDASGRTLSGQTVEAFLVSVSHIPLLSVGFNCALGADLLKPYLQTLSHNTSFNVSAHPNAGLPNAFGEYDETPEEMQAQIKSYLDDNLINIIGGCCGTTPNHIKLIADIAKDYKPRVSTAVM; encoded by the coding sequence ATGTCAACAATTCAAGAAGAAATAAAAAAGAGAATACTCGTGCTCGACGGAGCTATGGGGACAATGCTGCAACGTTATAATTTCTCTGAAGAAGATTTTCGTGGCGAACGATTCAAAGATTTTCCACATCCGCTAAAAGGAAACAACGATTTATTGTCCCTAACGCAACCTCAAGCTATCAAAGCAGTTCACGCAGCTTATTTTGAAGCTGGAGCCGATATTGTGGAAACCAATACTTTTTCAGGAACCACCATCGGTATGGCGGATTATTACCTAGAAGAATATGTTTATGAATTGAATTACGAATCGGCAAAACTTGCCCGTGAAGTAGCCGATGAATTCACTGCTAAAAATCCAAACCAACCTCGTTTTGTTGCCGGTTCAATTGGTCCGACAAACCGTACGGCGAGTATGTCTCCAGATGTGAACGATCCAGGATACAGAGCCGTAACTTTTGATGATTTGCGTATAGCTTACAAGCAACAAGTCGAAGCCTTAATGGACGGTGGTTGCGATTTACTTTTGGTAGAAACTATTTTTGATACACTAAATGCCAAAGCGGCGCTTTTTGCTATCGAACAAGTAAAAGAAGAGCGCAATCTTGATATTCCGATTATGGTTTCAGGAACGATTACCGATGCTTCGGGAAGAACACTTTCGGGACAAACGGTAGAAGCCTTTTTGGTTTCGGTGTCGCATATTCCATTGTTGAGCGTAGGATTCAATTGTGCCCTTGGTGCCGATTTATTGAAACCGTATTTGCAGACTTTGTCGCATAACACTTCTTTCAACGTGTCGGCGCATCCCAATGCAGGATTGCCAAACGCCTTTGGAGAATACGATGAAACACCGGAGGAAATGCAAGCACAAATTAAAAGTTATTTAGACGATAATTTAATAAACATCATAGGCGGTTGTTGCGGAACAACTCCAAATCATATCAAATTGATTGCCGATATCGCGAAGGATTATAAGCCTAGAGTTTCAACGGCGGTTATGTAA
- a CDS encoding sodium:proton antiporter, with the protein MTEYPIFVFTALLILVYGLFSKALEKSVITAPMVFVVIGIIASNFQIDELRQGIDAPLVKILAELTLVLVLFNDASTINLMELRKHRKLPVRLLLIGLPLTMVLGILIGIPLFPGVNIWVIALMAFILSPTDAALGQAVVTSKLVPEKIRQTINVESGLNDGIAFPPILICLAVLSHADAGNSGTSYWLLFTLRQFVFGPLIGGLIGWAGGYLVDKASSKGWMNSTFQSLSSIAIALLAFSLAETVDGNGFIAAFFAGMLLGTHNLKVRERLHEFGEAESQALVLFIFLLFGMMLVPFCYPYWDINAWVYALLSLTIIRMLPVAICLIGTKLPSVTIGFIGWFGPRGIASVLYLLLVIIELGIPGYERIISVIVLTVLLSIFLHGFTAVPFSKMLGKYFQ; encoded by the coding sequence ATGACTGAATATCCAATCTTTGTATTTACGGCTTTACTGATTTTAGTTTACGGACTTTTTTCAAAAGCCCTTGAAAAATCTGTTATCACAGCACCAATGGTTTTTGTAGTGATTGGTATAATAGCTTCTAATTTTCAAATAGATGAATTGAGGCAAGGTATTGATGCGCCATTGGTAAAAATACTTGCTGAACTTACACTGGTGTTAGTGCTTTTTAATGATGCATCCACTATTAATTTAATGGAATTAAGAAAGCATCGAAAATTGCCTGTTCGTTTATTGCTAATAGGTTTGCCATTGACTATGGTATTGGGAATATTAATAGGCATCCCACTTTTTCCTGGTGTTAATATCTGGGTAATTGCGCTTATGGCTTTTATTTTGTCGCCTACTGATGCTGCTTTGGGGCAGGCAGTGGTTACAAGTAAACTGGTGCCCGAAAAAATTCGCCAAACCATAAACGTTGAAAGTGGTTTAAACGATGGGATTGCATTTCCTCCAATATTAATTTGTCTTGCTGTTTTATCTCATGCAGATGCGGGAAACTCTGGTACATCTTATTGGTTACTTTTTACACTCCGGCAATTTGTTTTTGGTCCATTGATTGGTGGATTGATTGGTTGGGCAGGAGGATATTTAGTTGACAAGGCTTCAAGCAAAGGCTGGATGAATTCCACTTTTCAAAGTTTATCTTCAATAGCCATTGCATTATTAGCGTTTTCACTAGCCGAAACAGTTGACGGTAATGGCTTCATCGCTGCATTTTTTGCAGGCATGTTACTCGGAACTCATAACCTCAAAGTACGCGAACGATTACATGAATTTGGTGAAGCAGAAAGTCAGGCACTCGTACTTTTTATTTTTCTTTTATTTGGTATGATGCTCGTTCCGTTTTGTTATCCTTATTGGGATATAAACGCTTGGGTTTATGCCTTATTAAGTCTTACAATTATCAGAATGTTGCCCGTTGCAATTTGCCTTATTGGTACAAAATTACCTAGTGTTACTATTGGATTTATTGGTTGGTTTGGACCACGCGGCATTGCATCAGTTTTGTATTTATTACTCGTAATAATTGAATTAGGAATACCGGGATATGAACGCATAATTTCAGTTATTGTTCTTACAGTTTTGCTAAGTATTTTTTTGCATGGATTTACTGCGGTACCTTTTTCAAAAATGCTTGGCAAGTATTTTCAGTAA
- a CDS encoding bifunctional precorrin-2 dehydrogenase/sirohydrochlorin ferrochelatase, whose amino-acid sequence MERNELYPIFLKLHNINVLIVGGGNVGLEKLSFMLKSSPNANVEVVATKFLPELEALAEKHPSVKLTQAKFKKKMLKKRNMVLACTDDLKVNKRVYDLSRKRYLICNIADTPDLCDYYLGGIVTKGNVKIAISTNGKSPTTAKRLREFFEEVIPEDINKMVQNLNEYRKTLKGNFEEKVQKMNEITEGLKK is encoded by the coding sequence ATGGAAAGAAACGAATTATATCCTATTTTTTTAAAACTGCATAACATCAATGTACTTATTGTTGGTGGTGGAAATGTAGGTTTGGAAAAGTTGTCGTTTATGTTGAAATCAAGCCCCAACGCCAATGTTGAGGTTGTGGCGACAAAGTTTCTGCCCGAATTGGAAGCATTAGCCGAAAAACATCCTTCGGTAAAATTGACCCAAGCGAAGTTCAAGAAAAAAATGCTCAAGAAACGAAATATGGTTTTAGCTTGTACTGATGACTTGAAAGTAAACAAACGGGTATATGATTTGTCCCGAAAAAGATATCTCATTTGCAATATTGCCGATACACCCGATTTATGCGATTATTATTTGGGAGGAATCGTGACCAAAGGAAACGTGAAAATTGCCATTTCAACTAACGGAAAATCGCCAACAACAGCCAAAAGATTACGCGAGTTTTTCGAAGAAGTAATTCCGGAAGACATCAATAAAATGGTTCAAAACCTGAATGAATATCGAAAGACTTTGAAAGGTAATTTCGAAGAAAAAGTTCAAAAAATGAATGAAATTACAGAAGGATTAAAAAAATAA
- the metF gene encoding methylenetetrahydrofolate reductase [NAD(P)H] produces the protein MKVTKHIEKAKGETLFSFEIIPPQKGKSIQELYDNIDPLMEFKPPFIDVTTSREEYIYVDKGNGLLEKKLTRMRPGTLGICASIKHKYNVDTVPHVLCGGFTKEETEYLLVDCHYLGIDNVMALRGDAMKDEQSFVPKEGGNNYASDLVSQIYQLNNGKYLHDVMDIDNKADFCIGVAGYPEKHLESPSLMSDLKRLKEKVDAGADYVVTQMFFDNAKYFEFVAKAREIGITVPIIPGIKPIAVQRHLQVLPQIFRIDLPEDLISAVDKCKNNAEIRQVGIEWAIQQSIELKAAGVPVLHYYSMGKSENIRQIASQVF, from the coding sequence ATGAAAGTAACAAAACATATTGAAAAAGCCAAAGGAGAAACGTTATTCTCTTTCGAAATTATTCCGCCACAGAAAGGCAAAAGCATTCAGGAGTTATACGACAATATTGACCCGTTGATGGAGTTCAAGCCACCATTTATAGATGTAACGACTTCTCGTGAGGAGTATATTTATGTGGATAAAGGCAATGGTTTATTGGAAAAAAAACTGACCAGAATGCGTCCTGGAACCTTGGGGATTTGCGCTTCTATTAAACATAAATACAATGTGGATACGGTTCCTCACGTGCTTTGCGGTGGTTTCACCAAAGAAGAGACGGAATATTTGTTAGTCGATTGTCATTATTTAGGAATTGACAATGTTATGGCGCTTCGTGGTGATGCGATGAAAGACGAACAGTCCTTTGTACCCAAAGAAGGTGGGAATAATTATGCATCCGACTTAGTGAGTCAAATTTATCAATTGAATAACGGAAAGTATTTACACGATGTAATGGACATCGACAACAAAGCCGATTTTTGCATAGGTGTTGCAGGTTATCCAGAGAAGCATTTGGAATCTCCTTCTTTGATGTCAGATTTAAAAAGATTGAAAGAAAAAGTAGATGCTGGAGCTGATTATGTGGTGACTCAAATGTTTTTTGATAATGCCAAATATTTTGAGTTTGTTGCCAAAGCCAGAGAAATAGGAATTACCGTTCCAATTATTCCGGGAATAAAACCGATTGCGGTGCAAAGACATTTACAGGTATTGCCTCAAATATTCCGTATCGATTTGCCAGAAGATTTGATAAGCGCAGTTGATAAGTGCAAAAATAACGCAGAAATACGCCAAGTGGGTATAGAGTGGGCCATCCAACAATCAATAGAATTGAAAGCGGCTGGAGTGCCTGTTTTACATTATTATTCTATGGGAAAATCAGAAAATATCAGACAAATAGCAAGCCAAGTTTTTTAA
- the metH gene encoding methionine synthase, protein MGHNKNRRNLVLSGLEPLIITPDSVFVNVGERTNVTGSRKFLRLIKEEKYEEALDIARQQVEGGAQIIDINMDEGMLDGVYAMTKFLNLIAAEPDISRVPIMIDSSKWEIIEAGLKVVQGKCVVNSISLKEGEEAFIHHAKLIKRYGAAVIVMAFDEVGQADNYDRRVEICQRSYDILVNKVDFPPQDIIFDLNIFPVATGMEEHRLNALDFFRGTKWVRENLPHAHISGGVSNVSFSFRGNDTVREAMHSVFLYHAIKNGMTMGIVNPEMLSIYDEIPKDLLEHVEDVILDRRDDATERLLDFAENVKGDVKSNEKAVQEWRSGTVQERITHSLVKGVDEFIEIDVEEARLAATKPIEVIEINLMTGMNVVGDLFGSGKMFLPQVVKSARVMKKAVAYLLPFIEAAKQVGDKSGNGKILMATVKGDVHDIGKNIVSVVLACNNYEIVDLGVMVPPEKIIAAAIEHEVDIIGLSGLITPSLDEMVYLAKELDKRGMKIPVMIGGATTSRAHTAVKIAPQYRETVIHVNDASRAVTVAGNLLDHNRKIYASDIRAEYDAFRETFLNRSRDKNFLTIEQARKNKLQLDWRHFEPVKPKVIGEQTIEVDLDVLVPYIDWTPFFRTWELFGKYPAILADEVVGEQATSVFADAQAMLEVILKEKKLQAKGIYGIFPANQINDDDIELTDENGKPLQTFLTLRQQSQKTKGAPNIALADFIAPKESGKVDYMGAFCVTTGFGVDEWAAEFEKDLDDYNSIMVKALADRFAEAFAEYLHEKIRKEIWGYAADEVLSKQALIEEDYKGIRPAPGYPACPDHLEKPTIWKLLNVEAAIGVTLTESMAMWPASSVSGYYFGNPESKYFGLGKIKEDQVIDYAKRRSVSTEVAMKWLNPNIAD, encoded by the coding sequence ATGGGACACAATAAAAATAGAAGAAACCTTGTATTATCAGGATTAGAGCCTTTGATCATTACGCCGGACAGCGTATTTGTGAATGTTGGGGAACGTACCAATGTAACAGGTTCGAGAAAGTTCCTTCGATTGATCAAGGAGGAAAAATATGAGGAAGCACTCGATATTGCGAGACAGCAGGTAGAAGGAGGGGCGCAGATCATCGATATCAATATGGATGAGGGAATGCTTGACGGCGTTTATGCAATGACCAAATTCCTGAATTTGATTGCTGCCGAGCCGGATATTTCTCGTGTGCCAATTATGATTGACAGTTCGAAATGGGAAATCATTGAGGCTGGTTTGAAAGTCGTGCAGGGAAAATGTGTGGTAAACTCGATTTCGCTGAAAGAAGGAGAGGAAGCTTTTATCCATCACGCCAAATTGATCAAACGTTATGGAGCTGCCGTGATTGTAATGGCTTTTGATGAGGTAGGACAAGCCGATAATTACGATCGTAGAGTTGAAATTTGCCAACGGTCGTATGATATTTTGGTAAACAAAGTAGATTTTCCTCCACAGGATATCATCTTCGATTTGAATATATTCCCCGTAGCGACAGGTATGGAGGAACACCGCTTGAATGCTTTGGATTTCTTTAGAGGAACCAAATGGGTTCGAGAAAATTTACCGCACGCGCACATTAGTGGCGGGGTGAGTAACGTTTCGTTTTCGTTTAGGGGAAATGACACGGTGAGAGAAGCGATGCACTCGGTTTTCTTGTACCATGCCATTAAAAACGGAATGACAATGGGAATTGTAAATCCGGAAATGTTGTCGATATATGACGAAATTCCAAAAGATTTATTGGAACACGTAGAAGATGTAATTCTGGACAGACGCGATGATGCTACAGAACGCTTATTGGATTTTGCCGAAAATGTAAAAGGAGATGTAAAGAGCAACGAGAAAGCGGTTCAAGAATGGCGTTCGGGAACGGTTCAGGAAAGAATTACGCATTCCTTGGTAAAAGGGGTGGATGAATTTATAGAAATTGATGTTGAGGAAGCTCGCTTAGCCGCCACAAAACCTATCGAAGTTATCGAAATCAACTTGATGACGGGAATGAATGTTGTCGGAGATTTGTTTGGTTCAGGTAAAATGTTTTTGCCACAGGTGGTAAAATCGGCACGTGTAATGAAAAAAGCTGTGGCTTATTTATTGCCGTTTATCGAAGCTGCTAAACAGGTAGGTGATAAATCGGGGAATGGAAAGATTTTGATGGCAACCGTAAAAGGTGATGTACACGATATTGGTAAAAATATTGTTTCGGTGGTATTGGCTTGCAATAATTATGAGATTGTCGATTTGGGTGTTATGGTGCCTCCCGAAAAAATTATTGCAGCGGCTATTGAACATGAAGTAGATATTATTGGATTAAGCGGATTGATCACGCCGTCTTTGGACGAAATGGTGTATCTCGCTAAGGAATTGGATAAAAGAGGGATGAAAATTCCGGTAATGATTGGTGGCGCAACTACTTCACGCGCACATACGGCCGTGAAAATTGCACCTCAATACAGAGAAACCGTGATTCACGTAAACGATGCGTCAAGAGCGGTTACCGTAGCAGGAAATTTATTAGATCACAACCGAAAAATTTATGCAAGCGATATCCGTGCCGAATACGATGCGTTTAGAGAAACATTCTTGAATCGTTCAAGAGACAAGAATTTCCTAACGATTGAGCAAGCGCGTAAGAATAAATTACAATTGGATTGGAGACATTTCGAACCTGTAAAACCAAAAGTTATTGGGGAACAAACTATCGAAGTGGACTTGGATGTGTTGGTTCCTTACATTGACTGGACTCCGTTTTTTAGGACTTGGGAATTGTTCGGAAAATATCCGGCGATTTTGGCAGATGAAGTTGTGGGAGAGCAAGCGACTTCTGTTTTTGCGGATGCACAAGCTATGTTGGAAGTAATTTTGAAAGAAAAGAAATTACAAGCCAAAGGAATCTACGGAATTTTCCCTGCGAACCAAATCAATGATGATGATATCGAGTTGACTGACGAAAACGGAAAACCATTGCAGACATTCTTGACTTTGCGTCAGCAGTCACAAAAAACAAAAGGAGCACCAAACATCGCATTAGCCGATTTTATTGCTCCAAAAGAGAGTGGGAAAGTGGATTATATGGGAGCATTTTGTGTAACCACCGGTTTTGGTGTAGACGAATGGGCGGCTGAATTCGAAAAGGATTTGGACGATTACAATTCGATTATGGTTAAAGCTTTGGCGGATCGTTTTGCAGAAGCTTTCGCCGAATATTTACACGAAAAAATCCGTAAAGAAATTTGGGGTTATGCAGCCGATGAGGTTTTGAGCAAACAAGCGCTTATTGAAGAAGATTATAAAGGAATTCGTCCGGCACCGGGTTATCCTGCTTGTCCAGACCACTTGGAAAAACCAACGATTTGGAAATTGCTGAATGTAGAGGCAGCAATTGGAGTGACCCTGACCGAAAGTATGGCGATGTGGCCGGCTTCTTCGGTTTCGGGATATTATTTTGGAAATCCGGAAAGCAAGTATTTCGGTCTTGGAAAAATAAAAGAAGATCAGGTTATTGATTACGCCAAACGAAGAAGTGTTTCAACAGAGGTCGCCATGAAATGGCTGAATCCAAATATAGCAGATTAA